One stretch of Paenibacillus sp. FSL R5-0341 DNA includes these proteins:
- a CDS encoding endospore germination permease, producing MIEKERLTVRQLASLMFLCTIGEQILVFPSMITSYAQQDAWLSALLGVAGGFGILFIMLVTYKLHPRLNLIQNALRTLGPWIGALFSSFYLFYFLISTSTFIREIGDFMATQILPESPLLVLHLAFMCALVWGLLSGLESIGKSAEVFLPLVVLFLLILTVCLIPHVHLANIQPVLAQGFLNPLKGFVAVLTYPYCELCIFMMLFPYTKKEPHLEKDILLAGTIGGLLLTLTLSMCLLVMGPWMTQHHWFASFNLSQKINIGNFMQRIEAFMASVWLIAVFFKAALFFYSFVLGIAHLFRLSSYRSLILPGSILILAMSILISPNENFYLKVIIPYWIDWDLTCGIALPLLLILVHHMKSHFQKYNKLPN from the coding sequence ATGATTGAAAAGGAGCGCTTGACTGTTAGGCAGCTCGCTTCACTAATGTTCCTGTGCACGATTGGGGAGCAAATTTTGGTCTTTCCTTCCATGATTACATCCTACGCACAACAGGATGCCTGGTTATCCGCCTTATTGGGAGTCGCAGGCGGCTTCGGCATACTTTTCATTATGCTTGTTACCTACAAACTGCATCCCCGTTTGAACCTGATTCAGAACGCCCTTCGCACACTGGGACCTTGGATTGGGGCCTTGTTTAGCTCTTTTTACCTTTTTTATTTCCTGATCAGTACCTCAACGTTCATCAGAGAGATTGGCGATTTTATGGCTACTCAGATCTTACCTGAATCTCCATTATTGGTTCTGCATTTGGCTTTTATGTGTGCGCTTGTCTGGGGGCTTCTATCGGGTCTGGAGAGCATCGGTAAGAGTGCCGAGGTCTTTCTTCCTCTGGTCGTGTTGTTTCTGCTTATTCTGACGGTGTGTCTAATCCCCCATGTACATTTGGCCAATATCCAACCGGTACTTGCACAAGGATTTCTTAATCCACTCAAAGGTTTTGTCGCTGTACTCACATATCCCTACTGCGAGCTGTGCATCTTCATGATGCTCTTCCCCTACACGAAAAAGGAACCCCATCTGGAGAAAGACATCCTGTTAGCGGGCACGATTGGTGGATTGTTACTTACACTGACGCTGAGTATGTGTCTGCTCGTCATGGGACCATGGATGACACAGCATCACTGGTTCGCCTCATTCAACCTTTCACAGAAGATCAATATCGGAAACTTCATGCAACGGATTGAAGCCTTCATGGCATCAGTCTGGCTTATTGCCGTTTTTTTCAAAGCCGCCCTGTTCTTCTACAGTTTTGTCCTTGGCATCGCTCACTTGTTTCGTTTGTCCAGTTATCGTTCACTGATTCTGCCGGGTTCCATCCTGATTCTAGCCATGTCCATTCTGATCTCTCCGAACGAGAACTTTTATCTCAAGGTCATCATTCCCTATTGGATTGACTGGGATTTGACCTGCGGCATAGCGCTTCCGTTATTGCTCATTCTGGTGCATCATATGAAGTCCCATTTTCAAAAATATAACAAACTTCCGAATTAA
- a CDS encoding VOC family protein — protein MNTTYQIPATTHLGEVSLRIKNLDRSIQFYTNVVGLKLLEQSGKVATLTADGKQSLLRLEELTDGITLPERSHAGLYHFAILLPDRKSLGLALRNLAASGIDIGQGDHLVSEAFYISDPDLNGIEIYADRARDTWKRDSDNNYVMASDPVDVESLFALSENEPWQGLPAGTVIGHVHFHVRSLEEARNFYTGILGFDIVGNFANMSALFVSAGGYHHHLGLNIWAGVNAPVNPDNATGIDYFTIVYATKEEVQQALEQLRQSGAAVTQVEDTWFTVDPQNIRISLTTAN, from the coding sequence ATGAATACAACGTATCAAATTCCTGCCACAACCCATCTGGGTGAAGTGAGCCTACGGATTAAAAATCTCGACCGTTCAATCCAGTTCTATACTAATGTGGTCGGACTGAAATTGCTGGAGCAGAGTGGCAAAGTGGCTACGTTAACAGCAGACGGAAAACAATCTCTGTTGCGATTGGAAGAACTGACGGATGGAATTACCTTGCCTGAACGCTCACACGCAGGCTTGTATCATTTTGCCATCCTGCTGCCTGACCGTAAGTCCCTGGGTCTTGCTCTGCGTAATCTGGCTGCATCTGGTATTGATATCGGCCAAGGAGATCATCTGGTCAGTGAAGCCTTCTACATCTCTGATCCCGATCTGAACGGGATTGAGATCTATGCTGACCGAGCACGTGACACCTGGAAACGGGATAGCGACAATAATTACGTGATGGCAAGTGATCCTGTTGATGTGGAAAGCCTCTTTGCCTTATCGGAGAATGAACCTTGGCAGGGTCTGCCTGCTGGCACAGTCATTGGTCACGTGCATTTCCACGTCCGCAGCCTGGAAGAAGCTCGCAATTTCTACACCGGCATACTCGGTTTTGATATCGTAGGTAACTTCGCCAACATGTCTGCACTATTTGTTTCTGCTGGCGGCTATCATCACCATCTGGGACTAAATATCTGGGCAGGAGTGAACGCGCCTGTTAATCCGGATAACGCTACAGGAATTGACTACTTCACCATTGTTTATGCCACGAAGGAAGAAGTACAACAGGCGCTTGAACAATTACGTCAATCCGGCGCAGCCGTTACACAAGTGGAAGATACCTGGTTTACGGTAGATCCACAGAATATCCGTATCAGTCTGACCACTGCAAACTGA
- a CDS encoding Ku protein, with protein MHTVWKGAISFGLVHVPVKMFSATEDKDISMRYIHKVCGSPLAYVRQCPSCEVDVKWEEITKGYEYEKGKFVLFEKDELEALNDSTSKTITILDFVDLTEIDPIYFQKTYYLSPDQAGGNAYQLLMNAMRDTGKIGIAKISIRSKSSLAAIRVLEDCLSMETIFYPDEIRPVSQVPNLPEVQNVNEKELTMAKLLIDQLSTPFEPGKYNDDYRSKLLDLIQHKVAGEEIKIAPAKPEANVMDLMAALQASIEAVKPIPTDPGTTTAKPKKRAPRKTSAQAVAGGESDAPAPAKRKKATPKPKV; from the coding sequence ATGCATACCGTCTGGAAAGGCGCAATCAGTTTTGGCCTTGTACATGTCCCTGTCAAAATGTTCTCGGCTACCGAAGACAAAGACATCTCCATGCGTTACATCCATAAAGTCTGCGGCAGCCCGCTCGCTTATGTTCGTCAATGTCCATCGTGTGAAGTGGACGTAAAGTGGGAAGAGATCACCAAAGGCTATGAATATGAAAAGGGAAAATTCGTACTCTTCGAGAAAGATGAATTGGAAGCGTTAAATGATTCCACCAGTAAAACCATTACGATACTGGATTTTGTTGACTTGACTGAGATTGATCCCATCTATTTTCAGAAAACATATTACCTATCGCCCGATCAGGCTGGGGGTAACGCCTACCAGCTGTTGATGAATGCGATGCGGGATACCGGCAAAATTGGCATCGCCAAAATCTCCATCCGCTCCAAAAGCAGTCTCGCTGCCATACGCGTGCTGGAAGATTGCCTCTCCATGGAGACAATTTTTTACCCGGACGAGATTCGTCCTGTCTCCCAGGTGCCCAACTTGCCGGAAGTACAGAACGTGAATGAGAAGGAACTCACGATGGCAAAGCTGCTAATTGACCAATTGTCCACGCCTTTTGAACCCGGTAAATACAACGATGACTACCGCAGCAAACTGCTGGATCTCATTCAGCACAAAGTGGCAGGCGAAGAAATCAAAATTGCTCCAGCCAAACCTGAAGCCAATGTAATGGATTTGATGGCTGCGTTGCAGGCAAGCATCGAGGCCGTGAAGCCCATTCCGACTGACCCTGGGACAACAACGGCCAAGCCCAAGAAACGTGCACCTCGAAAAACGTCTGCTCAAGCTGTTGCCGGGGGAGAATCGGACGCACCTGCTCCAGCCAAAAGAAAAAAGGCCACGCCCAAACCAAAGGTTTGA
- a CDS encoding H-type small acid-soluble spore protein: MDAKRAKAIYDSKDTIAVTLEGDPVWIENVDEANGMATVQVGSRPGNTQTVRVDRLEE; encoded by the coding sequence ATGGATGCAAAGCGCGCCAAAGCGATCTATGATTCCAAGGATACCATTGCTGTGACACTGGAAGGAGATCCGGTGTGGATTGAGAATGTGGATGAAGCCAATGGCATGGCGACCGTTCAGGTTGGCAGCAGGCCGGGAAATACCCAAACGGTACGTGTGGATCGGTTGGAGGAGTAG
- the tsaE gene encoding tRNA (adenosine(37)-N6)-threonylcarbamoyltransferase complex ATPase subunit type 1 TsaE — MNQTHEQWVYQSHGIADTEALASALARQANAGMVIALDGDLGAGKTAFSQKFAWHLGVRDVVSSPTFTLIKEYEGRLPLYHMDVYRISLEEADELGLDEYFYGAGVSLVEWSSIIPELLPQEHLHVQIETTGLEDRTITLDGYGETYAAMCRQFRQNGVK, encoded by the coding sequence TTGAATCAGACGCACGAGCAGTGGGTGTATCAATCCCATGGCATTGCAGATACAGAAGCGCTCGCGTCCGCACTCGCCAGACAGGCAAACGCCGGCATGGTGATTGCGCTGGATGGTGATCTGGGCGCGGGGAAAACGGCATTTTCACAGAAATTTGCCTGGCATTTGGGTGTACGTGATGTGGTGAGCAGTCCCACATTTACGCTAATCAAGGAATATGAAGGGCGCCTGCCCTTGTATCACATGGATGTATATCGCATTTCGCTGGAAGAAGCGGATGAGCTTGGACTTGATGAATATTTCTATGGAGCCGGAGTCAGTCTGGTGGAGTGGTCAAGCATCATTCCCGAATTGCTGCCGCAAGAGCACTTGCATGTACAGATTGAGACAACGGGCCTAGAGGATCGAACGATTACACTGGATGGGTACGGCGAGACTTATGCAGCCATGTGCCGACAGTTCAGACAGAATGGAGTCAAATGA
- the tsaB gene encoding tRNA (adenosine(37)-N6)-threonylcarbamoyltransferase complex dimerization subunit type 1 TsaB, translating into MEDLQKEPRQRFLALDTSTAVMAAAMMEDHALLEERNERAERNHSVHVVPVMEQLLAASSTEPGQLDGIAVGVGPGSYTGIRIAVTAAKTLAWAWDIPVAGVSSLQAIAWGGWHSGLAAKAEAAAEDAAAGAGGTPSADQGSTGAAPVHWIVPLVDARRGQACTALFASAGSDAPRRLAPDAIRKMDGWLEALAARMAEAAPEERPVAVWFVGETGPHAAAAAELRCPAGTALQLVPYELEGRWVGRLGAAALLAGQRDDVHALVPNYTQLSEAEANLLRKG; encoded by the coding sequence ATGGAAGATTTACAAAAAGAGCCGCGTCAGCGGTTTTTGGCGTTGGATACATCCACCGCAGTGATGGCAGCTGCGATGATGGAAGATCATGCGCTTCTGGAAGAACGCAATGAGCGGGCTGAGCGTAACCATTCGGTACACGTTGTACCCGTAATGGAGCAGTTGCTGGCCGCCAGCAGCACAGAGCCTGGTCAGCTGGACGGTATTGCCGTCGGCGTTGGCCCAGGCTCATACACGGGCATCCGCATTGCGGTGACCGCGGCGAAGACACTGGCCTGGGCGTGGGACATCCCCGTAGCCGGGGTGTCCAGCCTTCAGGCCATCGCCTGGGGCGGCTGGCACAGCGGCCTTGCCGCCAAGGCAGAAGCTGCGGCAGAGGATGCCGCAGCAGGGGCTGGCGGAACGCCATCCGCGGACCAGGGCAGCACAGGTGCTGCCCCTGTCCACTGGATCGTTCCGCTTGTGGATGCACGGCGCGGTCAAGCGTGCACCGCGCTGTTTGCCTCCGCCGGGAGCGATGCGCCCCGGCGTCTGGCGCCTGATGCCATCCGCAAGATGGACGGATGGCTGGAAGCCCTCGCCGCCCGCATGGCGGAGGCGGCGCCGGAAGAGCGGCCCGTAGCCGTCTGGTTCGTCGGCGAGACGGGCCCTCATGCTGCGGCAGCGGCGGAGCTTCGCTGCCCCGCAGGAACGGCGCTCCAGCTCGTACCTTATGAGCTGGAAGGCCGCTGGGTTGGGCGCCTAGGCGCCGCCGCGCTGCTTGCAGGTCAGCGTGATGACGTGCATGCGCTGGTGCCGAACTACACCCAGCTGTCTGAAGCGGAAGCCAATCTGCTGCGCAAAGGCTAA
- the rimI gene encoding ribosomal protein S18-alanine N-acetyltransferase, which translates to MDNVANNKQEAALQFRFMTLADIPDVMEIEHEAFTLPWTEEAFQNELTHNHFAKYMVMELEGKSIGYAGMWTIMDEAHITNIAVRGAYRGRKLGEKLLDELMSTAAYLGMERMTLEVRVSNSIAQRLYQKKGFESAGLRKGYYSDNGEDAMIMWANLPSAGRSGEEEGSVLDS; encoded by the coding sequence ATGGACAACGTGGCGAATAATAAGCAGGAAGCAGCGCTTCAGTTCAGGTTCATGACACTCGCGGATATTCCCGATGTGATGGAGATTGAACATGAGGCCTTTACCCTGCCCTGGACGGAAGAAGCATTTCAAAATGAATTGACACACAATCATTTTGCTAAATATATGGTGATGGAATTAGAAGGAAAATCCATTGGCTATGCAGGTATGTGGACAATCATGGATGAAGCCCATATTACCAATATTGCAGTTAGAGGCGCGTATCGTGGACGCAAGCTTGGTGAAAAGTTGCTGGACGAATTAATGAGTACGGCAGCTTATCTCGGGATGGAACGAATGACGCTGGAGGTCAGAGTGTCGAACAGCATTGCCCAGCGTTTATATCAGAAAAAAGGGTTTGAATCGGCGGGTCTTCGTAAAGGGTATTACTCCGATAATGGGGAAGATGCGATGATTATGTGGGCGAACTTGCCGTCTGCAGGCCGGAGCGGCGAAGAGGAAGGAAGCGTACTGGATTCATGA
- the tsaD gene encoding tRNA (adenosine(37)-N6)-threonylcarbamoyltransferase complex transferase subunit TsaD, with amino-acid sequence MNELNEKINATPSYILAVETSCDETSVAVVKDGREVLSNLISSQIETHKAFGGVVPEVASRKHVEVITLMLEQAIEQSGIRPRDLSAIAVTQGPGLVGALLVGIVAAKTLAMALGKPLIGTHHIAGHIYANRLTHELKYPAMALVVSGGHTELVHMESEGKFKLIGRTRDDAVGEAYDKVARALGCPYPGGPHVDRMASEAENVVPLPRVWLEAGSYDFSLSGLKSAVLNALNQAKMRGETLEPSAVARGFQEAVVEVLVEKAVRAVREYGSRQLLLCGGVAANRGLRSALQERCAKEGLELLIPPMEYCTDNAAMIGAAAYLKWQRGEISEFDAKADPGLSLEQWSVQSV; translated from the coding sequence ATGAACGAACTCAATGAAAAAATAAATGCTACACCCTCCTATATTTTGGCGGTGGAGACAAGCTGTGATGAAACATCGGTAGCTGTAGTCAAGGATGGACGTGAAGTACTATCCAATCTGATCTCAAGTCAGATCGAGACCCATAAGGCATTTGGCGGCGTTGTACCTGAAGTGGCTTCACGCAAACATGTCGAAGTGATTACGTTGATGCTGGAACAGGCCATAGAACAGTCCGGCATTCGTCCGCGTGATCTGAGTGCGATTGCTGTGACGCAAGGTCCGGGACTGGTCGGGGCATTGCTGGTAGGAATCGTTGCAGCCAAAACGCTGGCGATGGCACTGGGCAAACCGCTCATTGGCACACATCATATTGCTGGGCATATCTATGCCAACCGACTTACTCATGAACTGAAATATCCGGCAATGGCACTGGTCGTATCCGGTGGACATACAGAACTCGTGCATATGGAATCCGAGGGCAAGTTCAAACTGATTGGCCGTACGCGTGATGATGCTGTAGGTGAGGCGTATGACAAAGTAGCACGTGCATTGGGCTGTCCTTATCCGGGAGGTCCGCATGTGGACCGGATGGCGTCTGAAGCGGAGAATGTGGTCCCATTGCCACGGGTGTGGCTGGAAGCAGGTTCGTATGATTTCAGTCTCAGTGGTCTGAAGTCTGCTGTACTGAATGCGCTCAATCAGGCCAAAATGCGCGGCGAAACGTTGGAGCCATCTGCGGTTGCCCGTGGTTTCCAGGAAGCTGTCGTAGAAGTGTTGGTGGAGAAAGCCGTAAGAGCAGTTCGTGAGTACGGTTCACGGCAATTACTGTTATGCGGTGGTGTTGCAGCTAACCGGGGGTTGCGCTCGGCGTTACAAGAGCGTTGTGCGAAGGAAGGGCTTGAACTATTAATACCGCCGATGGAATATTGTACGGATAATGCGGCCATGATTGGAGCGGCTGCGTATCTGAAATGGCAACGGGGAGAAATCTCTGAGTTTGATGCCAAAGCAGACCCTGGACTTTCTCTGGAGCAATGGTCTGTTCAATCCGTATAG